tacttactaacactaatttgtttcagataaatcgctttcttttcaataggtataactattaatcTGTTTGATACGGTGCTGTAAACTCGTAATCGTCAATCTCGcagataacgattaacgaaaaactgtatttgaactttgaacatcaacgaaaaatatgtattatatcaaattaaagcgcgacccaccaaaaatataatcgcgACTCACTTTTGGGTCGCGACccacagtttgggaacctctggcCTAGAGATTTCCTTGCTTGATCTGTCGGGTGGTACTACTGAGTACCTTCCCTCTCTGTTATATCAACGCTATTCTCcatcaaaaaaattacttattgtatataatgtttgtttagattgtaattattcttttaataaaaataaatttaaaaaaaaaaaaatgttattattaaatggttGTTTGGTAACCTTAGTTACCGAGTTAGACTGACTTCACTTAGATTGtcgtcaatttattattttgtcttaaCTATACACTTTGGCATAAAACTGCTATACTCGTTcggtcaaaaaacttaaaaattgaacacaatgttaaaatattaaagatatataattTGCAGATTTTTTTTgctagtatttaaattttaacactgGGGAGCGGCCAAaccattgaatataaataaaatctaaccaTTCCAAAATAAATGCCTTCGAGAAATAACTAAAGCTCCCTTCTATGTCTCCAACAGTACCTACATTCCATAAGGACCTCACCTCTTCATCCTAATagtacaactaaaaaaaaaactctacaaACGCTTCCACTCAAATTTATTCAACCACCGTAATTCTCTAATCTCAAATCTATTTACTCGAAACATCTCAGGTGACCCGGGGTCTGATCCCAGAAGGTGACTGAAACGAAATTGGTGTCGAGACCTCTTGAAAGATCATTTCCTACCACCCTGAAGTTCCATTAATGGATGGATTCTTCCCTCAAGACCACAAAGCATTAAATACTAACATCACTTAGAACATAGaacaatatacttatacttattgtaaaaactaaaactaaaaatacataattacagattgtataataaatattgtaataaaaaaaaaaaatgtttgtactaaaatgttcaatttttaaaaaaagtttaattacttaataactatatcataaaaaatgtatatgttccATCTAGATAGCTAaggttgaaaatgtattacaaggttcttcataagtattttttactgaaactcaaatatctaaataaaatataaagcacaatttttttctagacatttaaagttataatgtaaaaaaattggatatctaaacaaataataatgattttagttattttgttttaattcaacaatattcgtgaggacttaattttttttacgtatattgttatattttacttcacgcaattacattttaaaaatattaaattaaatattaattcccTATTCCCTTTTTATACCATACCTATAACGCTTACCTtataactaatagtaaaataaattactatgatagcaatataaaatataaatatataataaaatatatttagtaattagtaaatagtaatatagggTGACACTGCCTGACAGACTGTCTTTGATCAGAATTGTTTTTGGTACCATTTCAACCACTTATCACTGAATCCAAATTCAACACCTACAGTAGGTAAGTAGTAGTTACCTGCAGTGTCGTAACTAAAGAGTCAAAGACCCAGGTGCAAACAAATGCATATGGGCCCCTCTTTCTTGAGATACATAAAAAAGTCGGTCTGACTTCACAccatgggaatttttactccttagatagGATAGCATTTGTGGATGtaggtattgaatttatttacaataaaatataaaaataacaattttagtttttatgtaacaccagaaataaaaaggtgggtaagtgggtgtcgctctgctatacagtaggttacaagtggatcactgtaaaggatggtgttaaatttgaattcaatgatataatatcattgtataagaaaaacgattctgtgcggagacggtcagtcagcctactatgatgatattaagatgactaatataatttatacataacctatttacgtggaaccttgttttaaattttcaatccttagctataaaagttgaacattttataaatttttaactacaaaataattattacattttaaatttgataaattttgtcaaaattcgaactttaaatgcttaaaaaaaaaaattgtgcctatgtatttttaatattgttcaactgatattgtaacaatatatcaggagccttgcattaaattttcaggcttttttacccaacaaataaaactttattgctatttattaaaaaaaaactaaataatttaaaactgacaatgtacgtaaacagctaaaaaagagtcaaattattttcaattttattgtgtatagaaaatgctaatataaacattcagtgaaactttcaagtatttacagtcgttccttttttaattacaataaaataagaaaatcattacatgaaaaatcaagtgaatatccaatgctgtaaaaatatgaacttcaaatgctcataaaaatttaatttgactttcttataaacatttttttttttttgaaaaaggtagacaaacttataaggaatcttgtattacattttcaaatcttagatttaaaaagaacatttttttatgaattctcgactcaatataatatcatgctaattttcatgatttttccttattttgcaagaattgaactttaaatgcttataaataaaaaatgtgactaaggattttcaatatttttcaaatatcattgtaacataatagtaggagccttatattacattttcaagcttttttaaccaacaaataaaattttattgatatttatagaaaaaaaactaaaaaaaatggaaaccggtaatgtccgtaaacagctcaaaatagatcaaaatatttggaaactgTTATGGTGTATactaaatgctaataaaaacattttgtcaaaattgaatgtacctacggtcatttgttctagaattgcaccaaaaaccaaaatcgattttctcgaaaacagattttgcgtaaaaattcctgtttttcctaaatttttcttttgtttttcatttcgCTTTtcaaaactactgggaaatttttacttttgacccccaaaagtaccaactagacaGACCAggcttttacattttgtaatatgaaatcaaatacaagataataacaaaattattatgaatcaaattaaaaaaaaaattgatgtccCTCCGCCAAGGGCCCTTTGCCCCTGCAGGCCCCAGTGCTGTACACCGCCTGCACCTATGATTTTTACAGCACTGGTTACCTGCTtgcacaaatttaaaaaaaaaccaaaagaccattaataattgtacacatttttaaattacaaaatattataaatatacataataatgtaaattacatctttataaaagtataccaaaattAATGtgaagattaatattttttatattaaaaaagtatttattaaatatttaaataataattattactttaatattgtaaaataataaataaataaaaaataatgttttaataatagaaaatataaataattataaataaaaagcagacattaatacaaaaataaagtatGTATCAATAGTTTGCTCaaccaataaacattttaatgcgAGTTCTCGTTAATTTTTTAGTAGATTATTGACCTGGAGCAAGCAAGGATTTTTCCATAAACTTCTTACGAGCAAAACATAGCCACCATTTAGATGGTTTGCCATCATCAGTTGAAAATACTTTTTCGCAAACTCTTCGTCCAGTTTCCTTTCGTAATTGTTCCAAGTATTGACGCATaacatctatttaaaaataacaattttgtaaaattagtttgccataaataattaatggtttAACATCAAACTACCTGCTTCACCAGTCGATGATGGTTTTGCATAAACTGAATTTAATGGAAATCCAGCCTCTCCAGGTATATCAAATCTGTACAGTGCCAATGAATACATTTCAGACATTCCTTGATCTTTACTTTGACATTTCTgaagtttttttaaacactCAGTTATGTATAAAGTAATGTAAATCACAACACGATCAGTTTCACTCTAAAACATTATCGGTACTTTCCATATAAATAGTTGTAATTTATACTATGTTAATTCatattgtactataaaaatgtatgcaataCCTTAACTTCGTAggatctaaaaaatacatttgctttaaaaaaagataatgatTCATCTATTATATCCATTTCTGCAATTGTAGGGCTGAGCAAAGGTGCAGGACCTTTGTATTGAGACTTAATTGGTAGTATTGCCATATTTCCAGTTAGTTGCTGGAAATCTTTTATACTAGAATGATAagcctgataaaaaaaattacaaataattttatgattaggtatacaattttaaaattataatgcacggttgtatttttatattccatTATAATGGCTCactaaacatatataattaaatgtttcttTGTTTAACGGAGTTGTTCATCTATTATTATACTCTCAAATCTTAGGAATAGgcaatcaaatataattacctaactTATATCTAACTATTATCttctaatattatgaaatattggtAGACTAGTTGtctatttattgtacatttgtacaacattaatacaaatgaaaaaatattaaaaactaacttAAAGTATTGTTTAATGCATACATCATGATTAGATATGTAGGCAGTACCAAGGTAAAAATCAGTCGGTCATACTTACTGGCATTATGCTGCACcgtttcaaaacaaaatatgaaaatgcttAATGCACACACCAATATTAGAATTAGTGGGCAGtggctatttaatattttcacgtCCTGTCCCCTGAttgaaagtataaatattaatagttaatactgaTAGTATATCTGATATCAATTACCGTAATCGATAAGTGTCACTAGACCCTGATAACtgataaagatataatatgatgatataaaCACATTTCccgcataaatttaaatattttactttatttattgtaGATAATCATATAGATTCCAAACGTTTTACGTTACTGCATGATATAAAAGctttatataacaatttgtatgaaaatctttgttttttgtattagttgAATTATAGATCAATATGaaacacggactaagatatcttagtccgtgatatgaaattattagttgtggcattatattatatcatagaacaatattatatatagtttttaaaattggaaTTTCCAATGATATTCatactactatattttaaaacaacattttattgatgtCTAACTGACTAGCTGATTAGTAATATGACTTTTAGACTTCAGTATTCTTTGACTACACAATTAACCACTAACttagtcaattatttttattattttattacacaacaGAGTACTGACAACTGACTTACGTCAATtacttttaatgatttaataatattatttagtgctGATTAATTTCTtttctaaaaaatcattttagattctgagtggaacgatgaatgtattgattttacaatgatgtgtgtttttttattattttattttttttttatttttttatttattttttattttttttgtgtctgtgtacacgataagtagtcgaaataatgctacgattttcaacttcagtatcttgttcgatcagaaagtgaatatcgttggtgcattggggaggacaaaatttaaatttcccagtagttttcaaagagcgccgggaaaaacaaaagaaaaattaaggaaaaacgggaNNNNNNNNNNNNNNNNNNNNNNNNNNNNNNNNNNNNNNNNNNNNNNNNNNGACTTTTCCCGTAGGGAtctaaatagcaataaaaatatataatattatattctacatattatatagttatatatatataatgtacgttGCATTTAATATGTATCAGTGAAACGTAAGTGTGTATTTATGCTGTAGTCGCAAAATCGCACGTCGTCGGTCGTTAGGTaaaaattttgcattttttaattttcacattaATTTTTCTTCCGTTTTGTGTCCTCAGGAAGGAACCGTTGagtcatttttttacatttatcacattttaaacgAGTGTTGTAGTGTGCTTATTCTTCTTGTGTCAAGAAACCTCAGAATTTGAACTCTATGCTGCTTAACGAGTAGATGATCCACTGACGCTTCTGCaggtattatacttacctacatcATAAACTGGTCTCACAAACTTGggaacttttctactttacgggacacccttttttttgtgttttttttggggggacttagtaattttttgggtaaaaaaaatgttggtgaaatcagaatttggggctcggacttagtttcgaagttatagctaattgaagttttaactttatgtaataacccttaaatacctataatgcataaaaattatatgtaaaacagTTACGCAGTGGTAGTATCACTGGCCTACGGACCCCTGTGTGCCGGCGTTCGAAACTTGTCGAAGAACATCgttttattgtgatttttttttgataaacgaAGATTTTAACAATTGTAATGTAGGTTTCaagaaaattttgtaaaatttgtttttctaaaatatgttatttaccaCGGGAGAacttaggttttcaaaaatattgtttttaaagtatacgTTTATTACCAGCTTGGCCACtcgctcgctacgctcgctcggacattaaaatcgaaaatatccccctatttgctgtACAAGCCACCACGGGTGAacttaggttttcaaaaatattgtttttaaagtatacgTTTATTGCCAGCGTGGCCACtcgctcgctacgctcgctcggacattaaaatcaaaaatatccccctatttgctgtgCAAGCCACCACGGGTGAACtaaggttttcaaaaatattgtttttaaagtatacatttattgcCAGCGTGGCCACtcgctcgctacgctcgctcggacattaaaatcgaaaatatccccctatttgctgtgtaaaaGCACAATTACACAACATAAAGTAAGTTGTCCACCAGGTCAACAATTGTACCATTGATACACGTAAATAGTGCAAAATACTATGGTACCTAGCCCGAGTTCGAGCTCGGTTCACCTTTTATGGCATAGTCATCATACCACCACTGGGCCACGACGGCCTGTGGCGACGGGAaatttatgagttattaaacgtattatatactaactttgaagtgttataacttcaaaactaagtccgagccccaaattctgacttcaccatcgttttcagcgtacttaactacataaaattcaaaaaaaaaaaacacaaaaaaaagggtgtcccgtaaagtagaaatataccaaaataattttattaaattaaaaaggttttttgttattattttattaatttgttataaattgttttttttaatactttagttTCTTTAGGAGGTTACCTAaacacttaataattttataatgtatattcttgAGTGATTATTAACTTTGAGACtgaagtttgtttttttattatttaattgtattatcttttaacttttaacagttaaattaaagaagttttttgttattattttataaatttgttataaattgttttttttaatacttaagttTCTTTAGAGGTTACCTaaactctaaataattttataatgttgtatattcTTAAGTGATTCATAANNNNNNNNNNNNNNNNNNNNNNNNNNNNNNNNNNNNNNNNNNNNNNNNNNNNNNNNNNNNNNNNNNNNNNNNNNNNNNNNNNNNNNNNNNNNNNNNNNNNNNNNNNNNNNNNNNNNNNNNNNNNNNNNNNNNNNNNNNNNNNNNNNNNNNNNNNNNNNNNNNNNNNNNNNNNNNNNNNNNNNNNNNNNNNNNNNNNNNNNNNNNNNNNNNNNNNNNNNNNNNNNNNNNNNNNNNNNNNNNNNNNNNNNNNNNNNNNNNNNNNNNNNNNNNNNNNNNNNNNNNNNNNNNNNNNNNNNNNNNNNNNNNNNNNNNNNNNNNNNNNNNNNNNNNNNNNNNNNNNNNNNNNNNNNNNNNNNNNNNNNNNNNNNNNNNNNNNNNNNNNNNNNNNNNNNNNNNNNNNNNNNNNNNNNNNNNNNNNNNNNNNNNNNNNNNNNNNNNNNNNNNNNNNNNNNNNNNNNNNNNNNNNNNNNNNNNNNNNNNNNNNNNNNNNNNNNNNNNNNNNNNNNNNNNNNNNNNNNNNNNNNNNNNNNNNNNNNNNNNNNNNNNNNNNNNNNNNNNNNNNNNNNNNNNNNNNNNNNNNNNNNNNNNNNNNNNNNNNNNNNNNNNNNNNNNNNNNNNNNNNNNNNNNNNNNNNNNNNNNNNNNNNNNNNNNNNNNNNNNNNNNNNNNNNNNNNNNNNNNNNNNNNNNNNNNNNNNNNNNNNNNNNNNNNNNNNNNNNNNNNNNNNNNNNNNNNNNNNNNNNNNNNNNNNNNNNNNNNNNNNNNNNNNNNNNNNNNNNNNNNNNNNNNNNNNNNNNNNNNNNNNNNNNNNNNNNNNNNNNNNNNNNNNNNNNNNNNNNNNNNNNNNNNNNNNNNNNNNNNNNNNNNNNNNNNNNNNNNNNNNNNNNNNNNNNNNNNNNNNNNNNNNNNNNNNNNNNNNNNNNNNNNNNNNNNNNNNNNNNNNNNNNNNNNNNNNNNNNNNNNNNNNNNNNNNNNNNNNNNNNNNNNNNNNNNNNNNNNNNNNNNNNNNNNNNNNNNNNNNNNNNNNNNNNNNNNNNNNNNNNNNNNNNNNNNNNNNNNNNNNNNNNNNNNNNNNNNNNNNNNNNNNNNNNNNNNNNNNNNNNNNNNNNNNNNNNNNNNNNNNNNNNNNNNNNNNNNNNNNNNNNNNNNNNNNNNNNNNNNNNNNNNNNNNNNNNNNNNNNNNNNNNNNNNNNNNNNNNNNNNNNNNNNNNNNNNNNNNNNNNNNNNNNNNNNNNNNNNNNNNNNNNNNNNNNNNNNNNNNNNNNNNNNNNNNNNNNNNN
This portion of the Acyrthosiphon pisum isolate AL4f chromosome A1, pea_aphid_22Mar2018_4r6ur, whole genome shotgun sequence genome encodes:
- the LOC100159878 gene encoding actin-related protein 2/3 complex subunit 3; translation: MPAYHSSIKDFQQLTGNMAILPIKSQYKGPAPLLSPTIAEMDIIDESLSFFKANVFFRSYEVKSETDRVVIYITLYITECLKKLQKCQSKDQGMSEMYSLALYRFDIPGEAGFPLNSVYAKPSSTGEADVMRQYLEQLRKETGRRVCEKVFSTDDGKPSKWWLCFARKKFMEKSLLAPGQ